The Desmodus rotundus isolate HL8 chromosome 3, HLdesRot8A.1, whole genome shotgun sequence genome includes a region encoding these proteins:
- the SFN gene encoding 14-3-3 protein sigma, producing the protein MERASLIQKAKLAEQAERYEDMAAFMKSAVEKGEELSCEERNLLSVAYKNVVGGQRAAWRVLSSIEQKSNEEGSEEKGPEVQEYREKVETELRGVCDTVLGLLDTHLIKKAGDAESQVFYLKMKGDYYRYLAEVATGDDKKRIIDSARSAYQEAMDISKKEMPPTNPIRLGLALNFSVFHYEIANSPEEAISLAKTTFDEAMADLHTLSEDSYKDSTLIMQLLRDNLTLWTADNAGEEGGEAPEEPQS; encoded by the coding sequence ATGGAGAGAGCAAGTCTAATCCAGAAGGCCAAGTTGGCAGAGCAGGCTGAACGGTATGAGGACATGGCAGCCTTCATGAAAAGCGCTGTGGAAAAGGGTGAGGAGCTTTCCTGCGAAGAGCGAAACCTGCTGTCAGTGGCCTACAAGAATGTGGTGGGTGGCCAGAGGGCCGCCTGGAGGGTCCTGTCCAGTATTGAGCAGAAAAGCAATGAGGAAGGCTCggaggagaagggcccagaggtTCAAGAGTACCGGGAGAAGGTGGAGACTGAGCTCCGGGGCGTGTGCGACACCGTGCTGGGCCTGCTGGACACCCACCTCATCAAGAAGGCTGGTGATGCCGAAAGCCAGGTCTTCTACCTGAAAATGAAGGGTGACTATTATCGCTATCTGGCCGAGGTGGCCACCGGTGACGACAAGAAGCGGATCATCGACTCTGCCCGGTCAGCCTACCAGGAGGCCATGGACATCAGCAAGAAGGAGATGCCACCCACCAACCCCATCCGCCTGGGCCTGGCCCTGaacttttctgttttccactATGAGATCGCCAATAGCCCGGAGGAGGCCATCTCACTGGCCAAGACCACCTTTGACGAGGCCATGGCTGACCTGCACACCCTCAGTGAGGACTCCTACAAAGACAGCACCCTCATCATGCAGCTGCTTCGAGACAACCTGACTCTGTGGACGGCCGACAACGCTGGAGAAGAGGGGGGCGAAGCACCAGAGGAGCCCCAGAGCTGA